A window from Solea senegalensis isolate Sse05_10M linkage group LG15, IFAPA_SoseM_1, whole genome shotgun sequence encodes these proteins:
- the LOC122781549 gene encoding LOW QUALITY PROTEIN: lutropin-choriogonadotropic hormone receptor-like (The sequence of the model RefSeq protein was modified relative to this genomic sequence to represent the inferred CDS: deleted 2 bases in 1 codon) — protein MAPWAVWLLLALSAVLDVRSCCAHACPAICRCSADTFQCSRETQLASRTQPAAVSRLRLIHLTLEEVPTHAFRELINITRIEISQSVYITKIRRHAFLSLHSLTQVSVQNIKSLTTIEMGAFTDLPMLEHLSISNTGLINFPDFTSIFSLALNVFIEMVDNMGIDFIPANSFQGITEESVDLNLVRNGFKEIKSHAFNGTKLSTLVFRENRHLSQIEDDAFEGATGPSFLDVSYTALSSLPAKGLSQVRSLKATSVFALKSLPPMENLAELQEAELTYPSHCCAFQTWRQKEKISASKNLTTTCDFIKSQMETTTDVVDLMDDINFEYPDLQLECFNNPIIKCTPKPDAFNPCEDLLGFPLLRCLTWIITIFAVLGNVAVLIMLLISHHKLTVSRFLMCNLAFADLCMGLYLMLIAFMDHYSHQQYYNHATDWQTGPGCGISGFLTVFASELSVYTLTVISVERWHTITNAMHVNKRLRMRHVMAIMGAGWGLSLLVGILPLVGVSSYSKVSICLPMDIDTLASQVYVVTMLMLNVVAFIIVCYCYICIYLSVHNPEHSTRHGDTKIAKRMAVLIFTDFVCMAPISFFAISAALRMPLITVSHSKILLILFYPINSLCNPFLYTIFTRAFRKDVCLLLSRCGRCHASRFLQVTDRGVTPHQ, from the exons ATGGCTCCGTGGGCGGTATGGCTCCTGTTGGCGCTGTCCGCTGTCCTGGACGTGCGCTCCTGCTGCGCTCATGCGTGTCCAGCCATCTGCCGCTGCAGCGCAGACACTTTCCAGTGCAGCAGAGAGACTCAGCTGGCCTCCAGGACCCAGCCTGCAGCCGTGTCTCGACT aagGCTGATTCATCTGACCTTGGAAGAAGTGCCCACTCATGCTTTCAGAGAGCTGATTAACATCACCAGAAT CGAGATTTCCCAGAGTGTCTACATCACAAAGATACGGAGACATgccttcctctccctccacaGCCTGACACAAGT GTCAGTGCAGAACATCAAGAGTCTGACGACGATTGAAATGGGGGCCTTCACTGATCTGCCTATGCTGGAACATCT GAGCATCTCCAACACGGGGTTGATAAACTTCCCAGACTTCACTTCTATCTTTTCCTTGGCAttgaatgtttttat AGAAATGGTAGACAACATGGGGATTGACTTCATTCCTGCCAATTCTTTCCAGGGTatcacagaggagtctgttgACCT GAACCTGGTTAGAAACGGCTTCAAGGAAATAAAATCACATGCCTTCAATGGAACCAAGCTCAGCACATT AGTGTTTAGAGAAAACAGGCATCTCAGTCAGATTGAAGACGACGCTTTTGAGGGAGCCACGGGTCCCAGCTTTCT GGATGTTTCCTACACAGCTCTGAGTTCCCTCCCAGCTAAAGGGTTGAGTCAGGTGAGGTCCCTGAAAGCCACCTCTGTCTTCGCTCTGAAGAGCCTCCCTCCCATGGAGAACCTGGCTGAACTGCAGGAGGCTGAGCTCACGTACCCGAGCCACTGCTGTGCCTTCCAGACTTGGCGTCAGAAGGAAAA GATTAGCGCCTCAAAGAACTTGACTACCACGTGTGACTTCATTAAATCACAAAT GGAGACCACAACTGATGTCGTGGATCTTATGGATGACATCAACTTTGAGTATCCAGACCTGCAGCTTGAATGCTTTAACAACCCGATCATCAAGTGCACCCCAAAGCCAGACGCTTTTAACCCCTGTGAAGACCTGCTGGGGTTTCCCCTCCTGCGCTGTCTCACCTGGATCATTACCATTTTCGCAGTGTTAGGTAACGTGGCCGTCCTGATTATGCTGCTAATTAGCCACCACAAACTCACCGTCTCCAGATTTCTCATGTGTAACCTGGCTTTCGCCGACCTGTGCATGGGGCTCTACCTGATGCTCATCGCCTTTATGGATCACTACTCCCATCAGCAGTACTACAACCACGCCACAGACTGGCAGACGGGGCCCGGCTGTGGCATCTCGGGGTTTTTAACCGTGTTTGCCAGTGAGCTGTCAGTGTATACACTAACCGTAATTAGTGTTGAACGCTGGCACACCATCACCAACGCCATGCATGTCAACAAGAGGCTGCGTATGCGCCATGTCATGGCCATTATGGGGGCAGGTTGGGGTTTGTCTCTGCTGGTCGGCATTCTCCCACTGGTGGGCGTCAGCAGCTACAGCAAAGTGAGCATCTGTCTGCCCATGGACATCGACACGCTGGCCTCGCAGGTGTATGTGGTGACTATGCTCATGCTCAACGTCGTGGCCTTCATTATCGTCTGCTACTGttacatatgcatatatttaAGCGTCCACAATCCCGAACACTCAACTCGTCACGGAGACACAAAGATCGCCAAACGCATGGCTGTGCTCATTTTCACCGACTTCGTGTGCATGGCGCCGATCTCCTTCTTCGCCATCTCTGCGGCCCTGCGTATGCCCCTCATCACCGTGTCTCACTCCAagatcctcctcatcctcttttATCCCATCAACTCCCTGTGCAACCCTTTCCTCTACACAATCTTCACACGGGCTTTCAGGAAGGACGTGTGTCTGCTCCTGAGTCGCTGCGGCCGCTGCCACGCCAGC AGATTTCTACAGGTCACAGACCGCGGCGTCACACCTCACCAGTAA